Part of the Flavobacterium sp. MDT1-60 genome, GGTTAAAACATAAATTATCGTCACGATAAAAGTTCCTAAAAACAAACTGAAACCAACATTACGTTTTGGATTTTTAATTTCACCAGCAATAAAAGTCACACCGTTCCAGGCGTCACTTGAAAATAAAGACCCCACCATCGCGGCCGAAATTCCTGTAATTAAAGCTGTTCCACTAATTGGAAGCCATGAACCACTTTCAGCATTATACGAACGTGTTGTCCACGCATCTGTCCAATTGGCATCCCAAACTGAAGCTTTTGCAGCAAGTGTTAATCCAAAAACGATTAAACCCAGTAATGATAGAATCTTTATAATAGTCAAAACGGTTTGCAGAATTTTTCCGTTTTTTACGCCACGGCTATTAATGTAAGTCAATAAAATAATAGTAAAAATGGAAACTAATTGTGCTGCATTGAGTTTGAAAGAACCCAATTCAAATAATATGTTTTCGTCGCTTAAGGGTTCATATATATAAGCTGCAAACTTTGAGAAAGCTACTCCAACGGCGGCAATTGTTCCGGTTTGAATAACGGCAAAAAAACTCCATCCATACAAAAAGGCAATTAGCTTATTGTAAGCTTCTTTAAGGTAAACGTATTGTCCGCCAGCTTTTGGAAACATGGCACTCAGCTCACCATAACTTACGGCAGCAATAATAGTAATTAGTCCGGAGATAAGCCAAATTAGCGTCAGCCACCCCGCAGATCCTACTTGTCTGGCAATATCGGCACTTACAATAAATATCCCGGAGCCTATCATAGACCCCACGACAAGCATGGTTCCGTCTAGTAATCCGAGTTCTCTTTTAAAATGTTCCTGGTCTTGTTCGTTTTCTTGCATTTTTTTTGGTTTTGGGTTGGTTAAAGATATACTTTTTTTGGAAATCTCGTAATTTCAAATTCCAAATTTTGAAAATTCCAAATTCCAATTAAAGACAAGAGCCTTTAATATAATAATTTGGGCATGTCCCGCCGAAAAAGGCGGGTCGGGCTTTCGGCTATATCTTTTACTTTGCTTCGCTGGTAAAAGGATACCGCCTCTATCCCTCATGCTAATCTCGGTTTCATTAGATTTTATAATATTGATTCAGTTTTACGGTTTACCATAAATTTATCACCAATTAGATCTTTACATTTGAGCCAGAAAGAAATAAAATTTTTCTAGAACTGTATTTTAGAAAAAATAAAACACCAAAAATTCTAACTCAAAATTTCCATAATTTAAAATGACAAATTACCAAGAATCTATTCCCAGTAAACTTAGTTTATTAAATCTATTAGTTTTAATCCTATCAATTTATGTACTTGCTGCATTAGTAATTGATTCTGTTTATATTCTTCCAACAGAAACTTCCAATCTTCTTAGCTATATTGATAAAGTTATTTGTTTATTCTTTTTTATTGAGTTTTGCATTCGTCTTAAAGATGCGGAAAACAAATTAAAATTTATGCATTGGGGATGGATTGACTTAATTTCTTGTATCCCCATGATTAATGCTCTGCGAGCTGGGCGTTTATTAAGACTTATTAGATTAATAAGAATCGTTAGAGCCTTTAAAACAACTAAAAATATTGTTGACCATGTTTTCGCAAACAAAGCAAAAGGCGCGTTCACTTCAATTTCAATAATAGCAATTTTACTAATAATTTTCTCGGCAATTGGAATTCTTCAAGTTGAAAACGCCCCAAATAGCAACATAAAAACTGCTGAAGATGCAATTTGGTGGGCTTATGTAACAATCACTACTGTCGGTTATGGAGATAAATTCCCAGTCACTACTGAGGGAAGAATTATCGCTGCTGTTCTAATGACTGCCGGCGTTGGATTATTTGGGACATTTACAGCCTACATTGCTTCTTGGTTTGTAGCAGAAAATAAAAACTAACTTAAATATTACTTATGAAAAAAAAATTACTCATTCTATTATTACTTGTATTCAATTCTTGTGTTACAAACTACTATTATGTTACCATTGACCAAGACACTACAATTTATTCATCTAGAAATGGAAAAGAATCAATAGTATCAATACCAAAAGGATCTAGCGTCTATATTACTAGAAGCGATAAAACATACAGTAAAATAAAATGGAAAAATTATAAAGGATGGGTAATTAACCCTGTATACAGTAATACAAATACATTAAGCAACAGTCCAAATACAAACGTTAATACCAATTACAATTTATCTCCTAGCAAATCTCATAGTTCTTCAACTAAATCTTATAATGGTGGTCCCGTTTATGTAAAAGGTTATACTAGAAAAAATGGAACATATGTTCAACCACACACAAGGAGTGCTCCAAAACGAAGATAATATTTCATATAAAGTTACAGTTCTAAAAAACTTTTAGATTTATATATTTAAGATGATCGTAAAAAATGTTTCTTCACTTCAACTAAATTATTTTCAGAACATTAAACACCAAACGCAACCAATTCAAAATTCTTTCATCTTATAATAAACCAAAAATTATGAGAAAATTTATTACACTATTACTTGTTGCAATTAGTCTTACTTCTTGTAGTGCTGATGAGGACGATAAGGTTAGAAATTCAGAATTTGTTGGGAAATGGAATTGGACTGGAACCCATGGAGGTTTTAATTTCAATAGTCATGCAACACCTGAATCAACAGGAACTACTCTTCAATTGAATTTAATGAAAAATTACACTTTCTCTATACTTAAAGATGGGAAAGAAATCGGAACGGGAAAATATAAGCTTACTATGATAAAATCTATTTATACCGGAGAAATGGAAAAATACATAACATTTGATATGACCAATATCCCAGAAGGCAGCTATTTTGTAACAATAGGTATCATTACAATTTATGAAGAAAATAAACTTTCGATTAGTGATAATAATTACGATGGAGTTGGTAGCGGATTCGAAAGAATAGAATAAAAACTAACAGACTAAAAAAAGCAAATATGAAAAAGATAATACTTTTACTAGCCATTTTAATATCTCAAATAAGCTGCAATAATGACAAAGAAACTAAACCCAAAGATACTGGAATACTGGGGACTTGGAAATTAGCGGAAAGTTTTGTGGGTGAAGGAGCGTCAGCAACAAAATGGGCTTCTGTTACAAATGGCTATACTCATACGTTTAAAAGCGACGGAACTTTTACTTCAACTCAATTTACAGAATGCACAAAAGGGATTTATAAACTGGAAAACACAACTTTAACCATGATTTATGGATGTCCCGGCTTTACCACTACTAAAGAAAAACCTACTGGAACTTTCATTGAAAATTATAAAATAGAAAATGGAAAGATGCATTTGTCACCTATTAATTTATTATGCTTTGAAGGTTGTGAATTTAAATTTATAAAAATAAAGTAAGCAAGATTTACTTCAAAATAAATAGCAATAAGCTGCAAACTTAAAATATGCAGCTTTTTTTACGCCTAAAAACCAATTCAACTCAAAGAATAATCCAACTTCAAAAATAAAATTTTAACAGTTTACGTCTTCCCGTAACATTATACAATTTCAACTATTTATATTTGAAAATCAAACTATAAAAATTTAACCAACCAAAAACCAACCACCATTATGGAAACCACCACTGTAGAATCGCCAGATGTTGCAAATTATCATTACAAGTACGCAGCAAATTTACTTTTAAATGAAAACAAATCGGCTTATGAAACTAAAGCCCGACTTGTCGAACAAGGATTAAGTAACGATATTGCCGGATTGATAGTAGAGAACGTAGAAATTGAAATACAAGAAGCAAAACATGAAAAAGCCAGAAAAGATATGGTTTATGGCGCATTGTGGTTTTGTGGCGGTACAATTTTAACTCTTGCTGACATTGGCTTTATTTTTTGGGGAGCTATTTTGTTTGGTGGAATTCAGTTTTTTAAAGGACTTATCAATGTTAATTCATAAAATTTAAAAACGCTCAGTCAAAATAAGCCGAAATAGACTTTAAAAGTAGTAGGCAATCCATTTAATTTAGCAAATATGATAGTTTGGTCAGGAAGGGGATTTCTCTCGCTTCTAATTTTATTTATCGCCATTTTTTTATTCATCCCTATTTTACCAGAAACCTATATAACCCAAAGTTTTGTTATTCCGCTTTATATTGCTGCAATTTTTAGCTATATTTTTGGAATTAAATGGAATAAAACTTTGAGAGTTTTTATTGATAAAGAGACTGGTAAAGAAATAAATTTCAAAAGTAATCATGGCTTGTTTTGGATTAATATGGAATATTGGGGAATTATATTTCCTTTATTTGCTCTTGTTATGTTAGCTCAAACTTTAGACAAACAAGGAACGGAACTTTACCTGAATATCTTTTTGATTCTTATAGGAATTGCGTGTTTAGTTTATTTTAGCATTACTCTTTTTAAAATTAAAAATTCGACAATTTCGAATTCTCAATTTCAAAAAACTGATGCTGAGACCAAATTAAGTTTTATAAAAGAAGAAATTGTAACAAATAAATTTGACAACGAAGATCCCAGCCAATATTTGCCAAAATAATTAAGAAAGCATAGCTAGAGAACGTTACTATTTATTTTATTATCTCAACAACTAAAAAAATTAAAACCCAAAATTTTTGAAAAGCTGGTTCAGCTCGGTATGATTGCATTATGTCTTGTATTCTTAAACTAAGTCTACTTTAGTTTCAAAATAATTTAAGCTTCAATTTCACATTTCAAAGAAGATCGTTCTGTATTTTTATAAACAGAACGATCTTCTTTGCTTTAACATTATCAATTTTCACTTGTTCAATAGTTAAACAAAACAGAGCGTTTTTTAGTATTTATTTTCTTCATATTACTTTTAACTAAGGGTCATGATTATCTTATTTTTTATACATCCAATAAAAAATACAACAATAAGTGTCTTATTTACAATTACTTGAAAAGTATAAAATTTCAAACTTAAAAGAAAATTCGCACTATTTAGTCAAAATCAATTCTTTTTTATTAAATTTGAAAGAGATGATAAAAGCTATAAAACGCATATATTTCATTAACAATTGTTTATTTTTTTTCAAATAATCATTCCCCATCGATTATTACAACATAAATAATTTGTCAGATCTTCATCAGAATCCAGTAAGCTAAATTACTAACCAATAAATACGAAACTATGCCTAAGTTCCATTTTTTTAAGAAATTACGCTTCGCGAATGTTTTCATTCTTTTATTGATAGTATTTGCGTCCTGTGCTCTATTAATATGCATCAATTTTTTCACGATCAAAACCTTATCTGCAAACAGAGCTTACATAAATGGTGAATCGCATTATTCTAAAGGTCAAAAAGACGCTTCAAGACATCTGATAACTTATCTCTATACCAAAGACCCAAATCAGTGGAAATTATATTTAGAAGAATTAAAAGTTCCGCAGGGAGATGGAATCGCAAGAATAACACTTTTAAAAGCAGGAGACAATGAAGTAGCCAGAAAGGCATTGCTTGTTGGACGAAATCACGAAGAGGATTTAGATGATCTTATTTGGCTTTTTGAAAATTTTAAAGAAGTTCCCTTTTTAGCAAAAGCCATTCATGAATGGGAACAAGGTGACAAATTAATTTTTCAATTGTTTATTATCGGACAACAAATTAATGCCAAAATCAAAAAGGATATATTGACACCTGATAATCGCGAACAATTCTTAAAAGACATAAGTGCAATTAGCGATAAACTGACTATTAATGAACGTAATTTTTCGAATACATTAGGCGAAGGAACACGCAAAATAAAAAGCTTACTTATAATAACGAATATCTTTTTCACCCTGGTCATTGTTTGTAGTGTTTGCTTGTATTATTCCATAATGGTAAAACGCCTTATTGTTTCTAAAAAAGAAATCGAGGCTAAAAATGAAAATTTAACACTTGTTAATCATGAACTTGATCGCTTTGTTTATAGTGCATCGCATGATTTACGATCTCCTATTACTTCATTAAAAGGACTTATAGAAATAACACAACTGGAAGATGATCCAAATCAGATCAAAAGGTATCTGAATTTAATGCATCAAAGCCTCGCTAAACAAGATCGCTTTATTAACGACATTATAGATTATTCTAAAAATAAACGGAAAGAAGTAGTTATGGAAGCTGTAAGCCTACAGGAATTATTTGACGAGGCTATTTCACAGCTTATGCATATTGAAAATGCAAACCAAATTACATTCACCAAAGAATTATTAGTAGATAAAATCCAGAGTGATAACTTACGATTAAAAATTATCATTTCTAATTTAATCTCAAATGCTATAAAATATGCTGACAGTAATAAACAAGAAATGCAGATTTCAATTAAAACTTATTTCATAGATGGTTTTAATAAAATTGAAGTGGCTGATAACGGAATTGGCATCCGTGACGAATACAAAGACAATATCTTTCAAATGTATTTTGGAACAAACAAAAACAAAGGATCAGGATTAGGCCTTTATATAGTCAAAGAGGCAGTAGAAAACATTAAAGGGAACATCTCAGTAAGCTCACAAAGTAATATTGGAAGTAAATTCATAGTAACAATCCCATACGCGTATGCCAGTTAAAAATGTATACCTATTAATTGAAGATAATCTTATCGACCAGCTTGTCATCAAACAATTACTTAAAAAAGTACTTTACATAGACGAAGTACATATAACCAATAATGGCAAAGAAGGCATTGAGTGGCTTCAGGCTAATGGCAAACTTTACCCATCAATTATTATTATTCTCGATGTACAAATGCCTGTTATGAATGGTTTTGAATTTTTGAATGCTTACGCCAAACTAGATAGCGAACTAAAGAAAGGCAATCAAATCTATGTACTTTCCTCGACGTTAGATTGTGATGAAATTAAAGAAATTAGCGAAAGTATCTATGTTACCGATTTTCTGGGCAAACCTTTCCCTATTGAAGAATTTAGAAATAAAATTTATTTGAATGCCTAAATCTTTTCTAAAACGCGGTTTACTTGTGAAAAAGCTCTTTCATAGTATGGCTCTTTAGTTGAGGAAATCATAACACCACCATGAGTTGAAGAGTGAACAAATTTAATTTCTCCATCTACCGCTTCAATCACCATTCCAACGTGATTAATTTGTCGTCTTCCGTTTGTTCTAAAAAAGATTAGATCACCTTTTTGCGCCTCATCTGAATTAATTTTCACACCAATTCGCGATTGTTCGATAGAACTTCTTGGCAGTTTAATATCAAAATTACTAAAAGTACAAATCATTAAACCAGAGCAATCAAAACCAGCTTTTGTAGTTCCGCCAGACCGATATCTGACCCCAATATTTTCGGTAGCATTCATTACGAGCTGAGTAATTAAATCTGAATGATTACTAACCCTTATGATTGTTGACGAATCTTTTTTGATTTCCGAATTCTCGGCGATCTGAACATTTTGATTAGGGATTGACAAAGAATCTTTTACTGCAGTATTTATTGGTTGCAATGCCTGAGCAGCATCTGCCTTTTCTTTTGAAGTACGAATCTTTAAAACATATCCAACGGGTAATTTCCCTTTAATAAATGGATTTTGTTTCTCTAATTCGAGAACCGTTAATCCGTATCTTTTTGCAATGGCATATTTTGTTTCTTTGGGCTGAACCTCAACTACAACTTCAACATCGGTTACAATCTTAAGATCGTCAATTGGTTTTTCTGAGACTGCTACTGAATTAGAAGGAATGTTAATTTGTTGTCCAATTTTCAATCCTTCTGTTTCTAATGATGGATTTGTCTTTTTTAAATCGTCAACTGAGACATTGTATTTTTTTGATATTCCCCAAAGTGTTTCTTTGGCCTGAACTTCATGTAAACCCGGAGTCGTATTTGTAACAGTTTCTTGAAGTTTAATTTCAGAAGTTTGGTTGTTATTCGGTATTAATAAAATTGAATTTAATTTTAAAATTTTAGGAGCATTTGGATTTGCTTCTGAAATATCTTTGGCTTTAACTCCATACTTCTTAGCAATTACAGTTAGATTTTCTCCTTTTGAGATTTTATGTTTGGTATATTTTTCCTGAGAAAAAGCACCAACACTAAAAAAAAACAATACTATTATTAATCTAAAAACCATTTTATTCTATTTTGCATTCGTTATCTCAAGCTTGTCTTGTTATTTCAAACTTAAAAAACGAATTATATTTGGGGTAGGCGAATTTAACTTTTTAAAGTAAAAAAAGCACATTTTTTAACAACAAATTTTGTTGAAATTAACAAACACGGCATAAAAATTGGTTCAACATTTTTCAAAATATCATTTTTTATACGAAAAGTTGTATTTTTAAATCTCGTAAACAACCTTAATCTAACATATTGTGAAAAAATTACTTCTATTACTTTTTTTTCTTCCCTTACTGTCGTTTGCACAAAACATTAAAGGCGAAGTCATTTCTGAAAAAACCAACCTCCCAATAGACGATGTTAATATAGCGGCAATCAATTTTAACACATTTACATTAACAAATGAAAACGGGGAGTTTACCTTAAAATTGCCTTCAAATTTTAAAGAAAAAGATACTATTGAATTTTCTCATATTGGGCTTACAACTTTAAAAATTAGCTTAGAAGATTTAAAGAAAACAAATTATAAAGTTTCACTTCAAGAAGAAATCGAAAATTTATCAGAGTTAACAATTACAGCTAATTCTTGGTTAAAACTAAAATCAAAACTTGCTTTTACTAAATTATCTCCTTTAAAACATCCAATTTCCTCTTTTGGATCCTGTATTAATGATGGTAAAATTTATATTGTAGGAGGCAGTGACAGCTATGAATCGAATGCTTTAGAAGCCTTAAAAGCAAAAAATATAAACTCAGAAGACCCCAGATTTGTACAAAAATACCTGGACGAGATTGCATCTCAATCTTCATATTCTTCAATTTCATACCAAGGCTCTTTTTTAATTTATGATATTAAAAAAGATTCATGGGAAACTTCTGAAGCGAAATTCAAAAGAAGAGCTTTTAACAACCTTAATTATTACGACAATAAACTTTATGTTCTAGGCGGCAAAAGAGTTTCTAAAACTGGAAAGTATCAGTATTTGGAAAACGAAATTGAAGTATTTGATCTGAATAAACAAAGTATTACAATTGACAAAACTTACCCCCACCAAGCTTCGAATGCAGCTTCTTTTACTCATAAAAATAATATTATTGTTCTGGGAGGTTCTATAAAATCAACAGAAAAAGGGGAAAAAGAATTTACAAATAAAGTGCATTTTTATAATATAACATCTGGTTATTGGTATGAACTGACAAACATGCCAATTGCAATGGAAACTTCAGGAACGATAGTCGACAATAAAATTTATTTAATTGGAGGAAACAATGGTAAGCTTCTGACAGCTATTGAAAGTTTAGATTTAACAACTGAAAAATGGCAAACTGAGGGAGAATTGTTTTCCGGTTTTGACCATCCAGCTGTAACGTCCAATAATGATATCATCTATTTCTTTGAAAACAGAAAAATATGTGTTTACGACACTAAATCAAAACAGCTCAAAGAATATTTAGTCGAACTAGATGTAAAATCTTCAGCTATGTATTATTTTGACAATAAATTATATATTGCAGGAGGAACTACTTTTATAAATTACGCCACAGTTCCTTCAGCGAATATCTACAGCATTGATATTGATGAATTTGAGACCACAAAACCAAATCGAATAAAAGTTTTATCACAAGGATTAAATTTAGCTAAAAATAATTAAATCATTCTACCAAAAAGTTAATCTACTTAAACTCCTATATTTTAAAATTGAAAATTCCATCAATAATTTGCATCGCATTAGATTTTGATATTAGAAAAAAGCGCCCTGTTTTCACAGGGCGCTTTTAGTATAATTGAATCTTAAGAATTAAGCTTTTCCGGCAGCAATTAAGTTTAATGCAGAACCGGCAACGAACCAGCCAATTTGACCAGCGTTGTAAGTATGATTTGCCAGGATAATATCTTTTGTACCATCCGCATGAAGAAACTCTAATGTTAATGGTTTTCCCGGAGCGAACTCAGTTAAATCAGTAAAGTTAATAGTATCATTCTCCTGAATTTTATCGTAATCAGCTTCCTTTGCAAAAGTTAAGCCTAAAAGACCTTGTTTTTTAAGGTTTGTTTCATGGATACGTGCAAAAGATTTCACTAATACCGCTTTAACCCCTAAGAAACGAGGTTCCATAGCAGCATGCTCACGAGAAGAACCTTCACCATAGTTGTGATCTCCCACAACTATAGACGGAACTCCAGCCGCTTTATATGCACGGGCTACAGCAGGAACTGCATCGTAATCTCCAGTTAATTGATTTTTAACAGAGTTTGTTTTTTGGTTGAATGCATTTACAGCACCAATCAACATATTATTAGAAATATTGTCTAAATGTCCACGGAAACGTAACCATGGTCCTGCCATAGAAATGTGGTCCGTCGTACATTTTCCGAATGCTTTAATTAACAATTTTGCACCAATAATGTTTTTACCATCCCAGGCATCAAATGGAGCTAATAATTGCAAACGCTCCGATGTTGGGCTTACAACAACCTGAACTCCTGATCCATCTTCAGCCGGAACCTGGAAGCCCGGATCTTTAACATCAAATCCTTTTGGAGGCAATTCGTCTCCTGTTGGAGCCTCAAGCCTTACTTCTTCTCCATCTTCGTTGATTAAAGTATCTGTTAATGGATTGAACCCTAAATCACCTGCAATTGCCATAGCAGTTACCAATTCCGGAGAACCTACGAAGGCTAAAGTATTTGGGTTACCATCTGCACGTTTTGAGAAGTTACGGTTGAAAGAGTGAACAATGGTGTTTCTTTCTTCTTTCTCTGCTCCATCTCTGTCCCACATACCAATACATGGTCCACAAGCATTAGCAAAAACAGTAGCACCAATTTTTTCGAAAGTATCGATAAAACCATCTCTTTCAATTGTATAACGAACAACCTCTGAACCCGGAGTAATTGTAAACTGAGATTTAGTTTTTAAGTTTTTAGCACTTACTTGTCTGGCTAAAGAAGCTGCACGAGAAATATCTTCATAAGAAGAGTTAGTACAAGAACCTATTAAACCTACCTGAATTTGTAAAGGCCAGTTATTTTTGATTGCTTCTTCTTTCATTTTAGAAATTGGAGTAGCTAAATCTGGTGTAAAAGGTCCGTTTAAGTGTGGCTCTAATTCAGATAAATTGATTTCGATAACCTGATCAAAATATTGTTCCGGATTAGCATAAACTTCAGGATCTCCAGTTAAGTAAGACGCTACTTTGTCTGCAGCATCAGCAACATCCGTTCTATTTGTAGAACGCAGGTAACGACTCATAGAATCATCATAACCAAAAGTTGAAGTTGTAGCCCCAATTTCAGCACCCATGTTACAAATAGTACCTTTACCAGTGCAAGACATAGAAGTTGCACCTTCACCAAAATATTCAACGATAGCACCAGTACCACCTTTTACAGTAAGAATACCGGCAACTTTAAGAATAACATCCTTAGGAGCGGTCCATCCTGATAGTTTACCAGTTAATTTTACTCCAATTAATTTAGGAAATTTTAATTCCCAAGCCATGCCTGACATAACATCTACAGCATCAGCCCCACCAACACCAATAGCCACCATTCCTAACCCACCTGCATTTACAGTGTGCGAATCGGTACCAATCATCATTCCACCCGGGAACGCATAATTTTCAAGTACTACCTGATGAATAATTCCAGCTCCGGGTTTCCAGAAACCAATTCCGTATTTATTAGAAACAGACGATAAGAAATCGAAAACTTCATTACTTTGTGTTTTTGCTCTAGCCAAATCGGTTGCAGCATCTACTTTTGCCTGAATCAGGTGATCACAGTGAACTGTTGTAGGAACGGCAACTGTTTTCTTTCCAGCGTGCATAAATTGTAATAATGCCATTTGAGCAGTTGCATCCTGACACGCTACACGATCCGGTGCAAAATCAACATAATCAACTCCTCTTCCAAACGCCTTCGTTGGATTTCCGTCCCAAAGGTGATTGTACAAAATTTTCTCCGTTAAAGTAAGTGGACGACCAACAATCTCGCGTGCTTTGTCAACACGGCCTGGCATGTTCTCATACACTTTTTTAATCATTTCAATATCAAAAGCCATAAGTATAATTGTTTTTGTTTTTGTTATTTTTGAACATGACAAGTTACAAATAATTGATCAGCCAGAAAAGAAAAAGCCCGAGAATAACTCGGGCTTTTGCATATAATTAACTAATCTTAGTTATTACATAACTAATAATTTATGCGAAGGTGCAAATCTGGTCAAATTGATACCATCTACTGCAGCCGTATATTCATCCAATGTAGGAGTTCTACCAAGAATTGTAGACAGAACTACAACCGGCGTAGAAGAAAGTAGTGACTCTCCTTTTTTACCCTCAGTATCTTCTACAACTCTTCCTTGGAAAAGACGAGTCGAAGTTGCCATTACGGTATCTCCTTTTGCCGCTTTTTCCTGATTACCCATACAAAGGTTACATCCTGGACGCTCTAAATACAGCATTTTCTCATATTCTGTACGTGCAGCACCTTTAGGAGCATTATCGTCGAATTCGAAACCTGAGTATTTCTGTAAAACTTCCCAATCTCCTTCAGCTTTAAGCTCATCTACAATGTTATAAGTTGGTGGTGCCACTACAAGCGGTGCTTTAAACTCAACTTTACCATGCAGATTTTCTATATTTTTAAGCATTTGAGCAAGGATTTTCATGTCTCCTTTGTGCACCATGCATGATCCAATAAACCCAAGATCTACTTTTTTCACTCCTCCATAAAAAGATAAGGGTCTGATGGTATCGTGTGTGTATCTTTTTGAAACATCAACATTATTTACATCCGGATCAGCAATCATTGGTTCAATAATCTGATCAAGATCAACAACAACTTCAGCGTAATATTTAGCATTTGAGTCTGGAGTCAAAGCCGGTTTCTCAGCCGATTTAATCTCCGAAATTCTCTTATCTGCTTTATTAATCAACCCCTGAAGAACTTGTTTATGATTGTCCATTCCTTTGTCGATCATAATCTGGATTCTGCCTTTTGCAATCTCTAGCGACTCAATCAAAGTATCATCCTCAGAAATACAAATAGAAGCTTTTGCTTTCATTTCTGCAGTCCAGTCTGTAAAAGTAAATGCCTGGTCAGCTGTAAGAGTTCCAAGATGAACCTCAATAATTCGACCTTGAAATACATTTTCTCCACCAAACTTCTTAAGCATCTGCGCTTGTGTAGCGTGAACCACATCACGAAAGTCCATATAATCTCTCATTTCCCCTACAAACGTCACCTTAACTGATTCCGGAATTGGCATTGAAGCTTCACCAGTAGCAAGTGCAAGAGCAACTGTTCCTGAGTCAGCACCAAAAGCAACACCTTTAGACATTCTTGTGTGAGAGTCACCACCAATAATGATAGCCCATTCGTCTATTGTAATATCGTTTAAAACCTTGTGAATAACATCAGTCATTGAGTGGTAAACGCCTTTCGGGTCACGAGCCGTAATTAA contains:
- a CDS encoding aconitate hydratase, translating into MAFDIEMIKKVYENMPGRVDKAREIVGRPLTLTEKILYNHLWDGNPTKAFGRGVDYVDFAPDRVACQDATAQMALLQFMHAGKKTVAVPTTVHCDHLIQAKVDAATDLARAKTQSNEVFDFLSSVSNKYGIGFWKPGAGIIHQVVLENYAFPGGMMIGTDSHTVNAGGLGMVAIGVGGADAVDVMSGMAWELKFPKLIGVKLTGKLSGWTAPKDVILKVAGILTVKGGTGAIVEYFGEGATSMSCTGKGTICNMGAEIGATTSTFGYDDSMSRYLRSTNRTDVADAADKVASYLTGDPEVYANPEQYFDQVIEINLSELEPHLNGPFTPDLATPISKMKEEAIKNNWPLQIQVGLIGSCTNSSYEDISRAASLARQVSAKNLKTKSQFTITPGSEVVRYTIERDGFIDTFEKIGATVFANACGPCIGMWDRDGAEKEERNTIVHSFNRNFSKRADGNPNTLAFVGSPELVTAMAIAGDLGFNPLTDTLINEDGEEVRLEAPTGDELPPKGFDVKDPGFQVPAEDGSGVQVVVSPTSERLQLLAPFDAWDGKNIIGAKLLIKAFGKCTTDHISMAGPWLRFRGHLDNISNNMLIGAVNAFNQKTNSVKNQLTGDYDAVPAVARAYKAAGVPSIVVGDHNYGEGSSREHAAMEPRFLGVKAVLVKSFARIHETNLKKQGLLGLTFAKEADYDKIQENDTINFTDLTEFAPGKPLTLEFLHADGTKDIILANHTYNAGQIGWFVAGSALNLIAAGKA